The Gemmatimonadaceae bacterium nucleotide sequence GAACCCGATTCGCGGCGCGTCAGGCATACAGGTGCAGTCCGTTGTCCATGCGAATGATCTCGCCGGTCATGCCGGGTGCTGACGCCGCGAGGAAGTAGGCCAGGTCGGCCACCTCGTCTACTTGCAGAAATCGCGGCAATGCCTGCGTCTTGAGATAGTGCGCTTCGACCGACTCCAGCTTGGCGCTGTCAAGCACACGACTTGGCAATCCGCCAACCACATAGCCGGGTGCGATGGCGTTCACCCGGATATCGGGCGCCAGCGCGCGCGCCAGCGACAGGGTGAGTGTGCTCACGGCGCCCTTGGACGCGGCGTAGGCCACCGACGATCCCAATCCCGCCGTGCCGGCAATGGACGAGAGATTCACTACGGCGCCACGGCCGCTGGCCTTGAGGGCATCGCGACAGGCGCGAATCATCTGGAACGTGCCGATGAGGTTTACATCGTACGTGCGGGTGAACTCACTGGCAGGCAACGCATCGAGATCGGCGTGCGGCACAAAGCGCGTGGTGCCCGCGCAGTTCACAAGGGCATCGACACGGCCAAAGTGCGCCGACATGGCGGCGGCCGCGGCGATGCAGCTGGCATCCTGCGTGACATTGAGCGAAATCAGCAACGTCTGCGCCCCGAGAACCTGACACGCACCCTCCACCGATTCGGCGAGTTGTCGCGTCTCGTCATCGAGGGTGCAGATGCCGACATCCCAGCCACGGGCGGCAAACAGACGGGCGCAGGCGGCGCCGATGCCAGTGGCGGAGCCGGTAATCAGGCAGGCGGGGCGGGGTTGGGCATTCACGGGCGGCGCGCTCCAGTCCAGATAACGATTGAGCCGCACCCGTTCTGCGATTGGAACTGGATCGGCACGCTGGCGGTCCGCGAGTAGATCTCGACGGCACGCACCTGCTGCGGGTTGACGATGTTGTCCAGATTGCCGTCGACGTTGACCACGGGCATGCCGTTCAGGAAAACGGCGGGCACGCACGACCCACCACCGGCCGCGCCACGCATCATGATCCGGTCGCCCACCATATCGGCGGGAATGATGGATGTGCCCGGTGCCATGCGGAAGATGTCCGAGTTGTACATCGGATTGCGCCGAGCCAACTGGGTCTCGTCCAGAAAGTACCCACCGCCGGCGCGTTTACGTCGCTCGAAATCCGCCAGTTGGTTGATGCGCGGATTGGCATTGGCACGAATGCGCATGGTATCAACGGTCGGCACAAACGCCTCCATGACCAGCGCCGCCACCCCTTCGCTGCCGTCGGGCACATCGACCACGATACGCTTCGGCAAGTAGCCGATGGCGCGGGATTCGAGCGTGTACGTCCCCGATGGAATGGACTGCATGGCGAACTGTCCGCTGGCACTGGTGGTGTCTTCACGACCGTTACCCCACATCACCAGCCGCGCATCTCGCACCGGTTGGCCGGTGGCACTGCGCACGACACCGCGCAGCGCGCCGTTACCGCGAAGGACCGGAGCCGACAATCGGGGCGCCCCGCCGGACTCCGGTGCTTTCGTTGCCGCGCCAACGTAGATGTCGCGATAGAGCAGTCCACCACGCGGCGCCTCGAGCTCGACAAATCCACTGGAATCACCGCCCACGAACGCGCGCGTCCGGAATGTCCCTTCGACCGGGATTCCGCAGATGGCAAAACTCCCGGTGGGTGACGTGGTGACGATGTTGGTTGGAGACCGCCGCTCGAGGCCGGCCGGGCCGAGTCGCACCTCAGTCCATTGGGCGCGAATGCG carries:
- a CDS encoding carboxypeptidase regulatory-like domain-containing protein — translated: MTEGYSHALRYPGRARTAAGLLACLLTGADALLAQTPVARVSGFAFDSITMRPLPGALIQLVAATDPTRVRSATSDERGAYAIDSVQVGTYLLGFFHPRLDSLGIEAPLQQVDIRTPGEIRAQVAIPSGRTLVARLCGPTIARDSLGLFMGVVRSARGEALPAPARIRAQWTEVRLGPAGLERRSPTNIVTTSPTGSFAICGIPVEGTFRTRAFVGGDSSGFVELEAPRGGLLYRDIYVGAATKAPESGGAPRLSAPVLRGNGALRGVVRSATGQPVRDARLVMWGNGREDTTSASGQFAMQSIPSGTYTLESRAIGYLPKRIVVDVPDGSEGVAALVMEAFVPTVDTMRIRANANPRINQLADFERRKRAGGGYFLDETQLARRNPMYNSDIFRMAPGTSIIPADMVGDRIMMRGAAGGGSCVPAVFLNGMPVVNVDGNLDNIVNPQQVRAVEIYSRTASVPIQFQSQNGCGSIVIWTGARRP
- a CDS encoding SDR family oxidoreductase, with the protein product MITGSATGIGAACARLFAARGWDVGICTLDDETRQLAESVEGACQVLGAQTLLISLNVTQDASCIAAAAAMSAHFGRVDALVNCAGTTRFVPHADLDALPASEFTRTYDVNLIGTFQMIRACRDALKASGRGAVVNLSSIAGTAGLGSSVAYAASKGAVSTLTLSLARALAPDIRVNAIAPGYVVGGLPSRVLDSAKLESVEAHYLKTQALPRFLQVDEVADLAYFLAASAPGMTGEIIRMDNGLHLYA